Proteins from a genomic interval of Lycium ferocissimum isolate CSIRO_LF1 chromosome 2, AGI_CSIRO_Lferr_CH_V1, whole genome shotgun sequence:
- the LOC132046697 gene encoding uncharacterized protein LOC132046697 isoform X1: MEAETALELVKEGATLLLLDVPQHTLIGIDTQMFSTGPNFKGVKMIPPGVHFIYYCSSNREGNEFSPIVGYFVDVSPSEVIVRKWDPKEERFVKLSEEEEERYAQAVKKLEFDRQLGPYALDQYGDWKRLSNFITRNTIENIEPIGGEITVISESEMVESVPKTAMEKVLAEQLKCSKFSKPDKKSPSKGCYYTSIPRVIKQKGASGQDLTNMNLDKTQILENILTKQYGGSEDSLLGELQFAFVAFLMGQSLEAFLQWKLLVSLLLGCTEAPLHTRTQLFTKFTKAIYYQLKFGFQKDSKDTGRGEKGARTLLDESLLSADNFLRHLCKDFFSLVLDAPMVDGDLLTWTRKLRELLEQTLGWDFQQNSAVDEMYLEEDDEFAPVVEILDDPDH, translated from the exons ATGGAAGCTGAAACAGCGTTAGAGTTAGTGAAGGAGGGGGCTACTTTGCTACTTCTTGATGTTCCTCAACACACTCTCATCGGTATTGATACCCAG ATGTTTTCAACTGGGCCTAATTTCAAAGGTGTGAAGATGATCCCACCTGGCGTCCATTTCATCTATTACTGTTCTTCCAACAG AGAAGGGAATGAGTTCTCACCAATAGTTGGTTATTTTGTTGACGTGAGCCCTTCAGAG GTAATTGTTAGGAAATGGGATCCAAAGGAGGAGCGATTTGTCAAATTATCCGAAGAAGAG GAAGAGAGATATGCTCAAGCGGTGAAAAAATTGGAGTTTGATAGACAACTTGGCCCTTATGCATTGGATCAGTATGGAGATTGGAAGCGCTTATCTAACTTTATTACGAGGAATACCATTGAAAATATTG AACCTATTGGAGGAGAAATCACAGTTATTTCTGAATCTGAAATGGTTGAGAGTGTTCCTAAGACGGCCATGGAGAAAGTCTTGGCTGAGCAGTTGAAGTGCAGCAAGTTCTCAAAGCCTGATAAGAAGTCGCCCAGTAAAGGTTGTTATTACACCTCAATTCCTCGTGTTATCAAGCAAAAGGGAGCTTCAGGACAAGATCTTACTAACATGAATCTTGACAAG ACACAAATATTGGAGAACATCCTGACGAAGCAATATGGTGGTTCAGAAGATTCACTTCTCGGAGAGTTACAATTCGCCTTTGTAGCATTTCTG ATGGGGCAGTCACTTGAAGCTTTTCTGCAGTGGAAGCTTTTAGTCAGCCTATTACTTGGCTGTACAGAAGCT CCTCTCCACACAAGGACTCAGCTATTCACCAAG TTCACCAAAGCAATATATTATCAGTTGaaatttggatttcaaaaggaTAGTAAGGATACTGGCAGGGGCGAGAAGGGTGCAAGGACATTGTTAGACGAGTCTTTGTTGTCTGCTGATAACTTCCTGCGCCACCTTTGTAAG GATTTCTTCTCATTGGTGCTTGATGCCCCCATGGTTGATGGAGACCTCCTGACTTGG ACTAGAAAATTGAGGGAGCTGCTTGAGCAGACTCTTGGATGGGACTTCCAGCAGAACAGTGCAGTTGATGAAATGTACcttgaagaagatgatgag TTTGCTCCAGTGGTGGAGATTCTAGATGATCCAGATCACTGA
- the LOC132048297 gene encoding uncharacterized protein LOC132048297: MSATAHDFELVRIQIYVLKVQINCHGCMRKVKKLLKRIEGVYEVKIDVDEQVVMVSGNVDSATLVKKLNKSGKHAELLSESPLENQETELLYNWFNDDFHQNKGDMNWCNDEKTQNAELVNWLNSNKHQNQMHSSYNSLGTSKRQPMFAPIERGFDHWGNEQFLDQRVGIDSLTGEANQNLFALGNMDYPYNALEESIINNAGFARTYPVGDLQNIRGRRNSMVDFQGLRSTNPSFAPNQGLRSINSRFADLGGEELGIQKLHTAQGPYGYQQRPVTEMNDMQAYHYNYPASTMNSFFDYPSTMMNSYRQNGQGNGIDNFTSDIYTYQPGRILNQTPYGVFPPNINHFWNMNSYNI, translated from the exons ATGTCTGCTACTGCCCATGACTTTGAGCTTGTAAGAATTCAG ATTTACGTTCTTAAAGTTCAGATCAACTGTCATGGATGCATGAGGAAGGTGAAGAAACTGCTTAAAAGAATTGAAG GGGTTTATGAAGTGAAAATAGATGTTGATGAACAAGTGGTCATGGTATCGGGGAATGTGGACTCTGCAACACTGGTCAAGAAGCTAAACAAATCGGGGAAACATGCAGAGCTTTTATCAGAGAGCCCATTGGAAAACCAAGAAACAGAACTACTTTATAACTGGTTCAATGATGACTTTCACCAAAACAAGGGAGATATGAACTGGTGTAACGACGAGAAGACTCAAAATGCAGAACTCGTTAACTGGCTCAATAGTAACAAGCATCAAAACCAAATGCACAGTTCATACAATTCTCTTGGAACCTCCAAGAGACAGCCTATGTTTGCCCCTATTGAACGAGGCTTCGATCACTGGGGCAACGAACAGTTCCTGGACCAACGCGTCGGAATTGACTCTCTCACAGGTGAGGCAAATCAGAACCTTTTTGCACTAGGAAACATGGATTATCCATATAATGCTCTGGAAGAAAGCATCATCAACAATGCAGGTTTTGCAAGAACTTACCCAGTTGGAGATCTGCAAAATATACGAGGTAGAAGAAATTCAATGGTTGATTTTCAAGGTCTCCGAAGCACTAATCCTAGTTTTGCTCCAAACCAAGGTCTCAGAAGTATTAATTCCCGTTTTGCTGATTTGGGAGGCGAAGAACTAGGAATACAGAAGTTACATACTGCTCAGGGGCCCTATGGATATCAACAAAGGCCGGTCACTGAGATGAATGATATGCAGGCTTACCATTACAATTATCCAGCTTCAACAATGAACTCATTTTTTGATTACCCTTCAACAATGATGAACTCTTACCGGCAGAACGGACAGGGTAATGGCATTGACAACTTCACCAGTGATATTTACACATATCAACCAGGGAGAATTCTCAATCAGACACCCTATGGTGTCTTCCCACCCAACATCAACCATTTTTGGAACATGAATAGCTATAACATTTGA
- the LOC132046697 gene encoding uncharacterized protein LOC132046697 isoform X2 → MEAETALELVKEGATLLLLDVPQHTLIGIDTQMFSTGPNFKGVKMIPPGVHFIYYCSSNREGNEFSPIVGYFVDVSPSEVIVRKWDPKEERFVKLSEEEEERYAQAVKKLEFDRQLGPYALDQYGDWKRLSNFITRNTIENIEPIGGEITVISESEMVESVPKTAMEKVLAEQLKCSKFSKPDKKSPSKGCYYTSIPRVIKQKGASGQDLTNMNLDKTQILENILTKQYGGSEDSLLGELQFAFVAFLMGQSLEAFLQWKLLVSLLLGCTEAPLHTRTQLFTKDFFSLVLDAPMVDGDLLTWTRKLRELLEQTLGWDFQQNSAVDEMYLEEDDEFAPVVEILDDPDH, encoded by the exons ATGGAAGCTGAAACAGCGTTAGAGTTAGTGAAGGAGGGGGCTACTTTGCTACTTCTTGATGTTCCTCAACACACTCTCATCGGTATTGATACCCAG ATGTTTTCAACTGGGCCTAATTTCAAAGGTGTGAAGATGATCCCACCTGGCGTCCATTTCATCTATTACTGTTCTTCCAACAG AGAAGGGAATGAGTTCTCACCAATAGTTGGTTATTTTGTTGACGTGAGCCCTTCAGAG GTAATTGTTAGGAAATGGGATCCAAAGGAGGAGCGATTTGTCAAATTATCCGAAGAAGAG GAAGAGAGATATGCTCAAGCGGTGAAAAAATTGGAGTTTGATAGACAACTTGGCCCTTATGCATTGGATCAGTATGGAGATTGGAAGCGCTTATCTAACTTTATTACGAGGAATACCATTGAAAATATTG AACCTATTGGAGGAGAAATCACAGTTATTTCTGAATCTGAAATGGTTGAGAGTGTTCCTAAGACGGCCATGGAGAAAGTCTTGGCTGAGCAGTTGAAGTGCAGCAAGTTCTCAAAGCCTGATAAGAAGTCGCCCAGTAAAGGTTGTTATTACACCTCAATTCCTCGTGTTATCAAGCAAAAGGGAGCTTCAGGACAAGATCTTACTAACATGAATCTTGACAAG ACACAAATATTGGAGAACATCCTGACGAAGCAATATGGTGGTTCAGAAGATTCACTTCTCGGAGAGTTACAATTCGCCTTTGTAGCATTTCTG ATGGGGCAGTCACTTGAAGCTTTTCTGCAGTGGAAGCTTTTAGTCAGCCTATTACTTGGCTGTACAGAAGCT CCTCTCCACACAAGGACTCAGCTATTCACCAAG GATTTCTTCTCATTGGTGCTTGATGCCCCCATGGTTGATGGAGACCTCCTGACTTGG ACTAGAAAATTGAGGGAGCTGCTTGAGCAGACTCTTGGATGGGACTTCCAGCAGAACAGTGCAGTTGATGAAATGTACcttgaagaagatgatgag TTTGCTCCAGTGGTGGAGATTCTAGATGATCCAGATCACTGA
- the LOC132046696 gene encoding uncharacterized protein LOC132046696: MVFFSGTDRKMARRFSCLSELAWICRSLNGAKLQPPIPPHSHPHTVPHGNCYPMLQFQALRSYARNRRSNYDLFGGGIPKPDEFKKAWAKQMDDEESRLWTASEDESDSDKGDSHSRLKKEIRKAKQRAKEQDGPIDADDSDELRSLWSDSDDEKTLWTGSEGDDDDDIPTEPYPNEKSDKYIDKLFEFEEKPKYRTLSEALKSEQEPEELSPGKQARKLAVENALKKLKKGPDGRYINVWEVMSDLDILIGAFENIISGPEYAELRQGGPKKLNMQFFKDIQARMRDPNFEFSPEMKLKPKSKLVRRKKWQKTESRRRKARKR; this comes from the exons ATGGTTTTTTTCTCTGGCACAGACCGGAAAATGGCTCGAAGGTTTTCTTGTCTTAGTGAACTTGCCTGGATTTGCAGGTCACTGAATGGAGCCAAATTGCAACCACCAATCCCACCCCATTCTCACCCACACACTGTACCCCATGGCAATTGTTACCCTATGCTCCAATTTCAAG CGTTGAGATCATATGCACGTAACAGACGTTCCAACTATGATCTATTTGGTGGTGGTATACCTAAACCAGATGAGTTTAAGAAAGCGTGGGCAAAACAAATGGATGATGAAGAGAGCCGTCTTTGGACAGCAAGTGAAGATGAAAGTGACTCTGATAAAGGTGATAGTCATAGCCGTCTCAAAAAAGAGATTAGGAAAGCCAAACAGCGAGCAAAAGAGCAAGATGGTCCTATTGATGCAGATGATAGTGACGAACTGAGAAGTCTGTGGTCTGATAGTGATGATGAGAAGACATTATGGACCGGCAGTGAAGgagatgatgacgatgatattCCGACTGAGCCATACCCTAACGAAAAGAGTGATAAGTACATTGATAAACTGTTTGAGTTTGAGGAAAAACCTAAATACAGAACACTCTCTGAAGCCTTGAAATCTGAGCAGGAACCTGAAGAATTATCTCCTGGAAAGCAAGCTAGAAAACTTGCAGTGGAAAATGCACTTAAGAAACTGAAAAAGGGACCCGATGGACGTTACATCAATGTTTGGGAGGTTATGAGCGATTTGGACATTCTGATTGGTGCTTTTGAGAACATCATTTCAGGACCAGAATATGCTGAATTGAGACAGGGAGGACCTAAAAAATTGAATATGCAGTTTTTCAAAGACATACAAGCTCGTATGAGAGATCCAAACTTTGAGTTCTCTcctgaaatgaaattgaaaccAAAGAGCAAATTGGTACGTAGAAAGAAATGGCAGAAAACAGAATCTAGGCGCAGGAAAGCACGGAAACGATAG